The proteins below are encoded in one region of Halocatena salina:
- the rpsJ gene encoding 30S ribosomal protein S10 has product MQQARVRLAGTSPNDLDTICDDVREIAEKTGVSLSGPVPLPTKTLGVPCRKSPDGEGTATWEHWEMRVHKRLIDIDADERALRQLMRIQVPNDVSIEIVLED; this is encoded by the coding sequence ATGCAGCAAGCACGCGTTCGGCTGGCGGGGACCAGCCCAAACGACCTCGACACCATCTGTGACGATGTCCGGGAGATCGCCGAGAAAACCGGCGTCAGTCTCTCGGGTCCGGTGCCACTTCCGACGAAAACGCTCGGTGTTCCGTGTCGAAAATCACCCGACGGTGAAGGCACGGCGACGTGGGAGCACTGGGAGATGCGTGTTCACAAACGGCTCATCGACATCGACGCCGACGAACGCGCGCTCCGACAGCTGATGCGGATCCAGGTTCCGAACGACGTCAGTATCGAGATCGTCCTCGAAGACTGA
- a CDS encoding ammonium transporter — protein MNELLLQIDPTAVTEAVNYTWVLVVTFLIFFMHAGFAMLEAGQVRSKNVANQLTKNMLTWSIGVIVFFLVGAGIKAFTAALTGGETFGGFFAVLSPESTMEWADWLFGAVFAMTAATIVSGAVAGRMKLRAYVTYTVLLAAVIYPVVTGLTWAGGWLDTIGFIDFAGGMIVHGMGGIAGLTAAWIVGPRIDRFNEDGTATVIPGHSITFAVLGTLILCFGWYGFNVGTAAAPLTEGAASLADFAYVGRVALTTTLGMATGAIGASAVSLLKTEKVDTLYVANGMLAGLVGVTSNTHLLTWYGALFVGAIAGAQLPITFEAIEKRLTVDDVCAVFSVHGSAGIIGTLLVGVPVLTVPDAGVSFASQLIGVALITGWTVLTTSLIFGALKAIGQIRVSQAHEHDGLDISEHGVETYPEFGPEETPATDGAGVSGSGTLRADGGRSDESGIKLVMAYVRPDKLAAIKRALADVGAPSLTVTNVSGRGSQPARKGQWRGEEYTVDLHQKVKIECVVADIPADAVADAIRDAARTGEPGDGKVFVVPVESAIQVRTGNTGHDAV, from the coding sequence ATGAACGAGCTGTTGTTGCAGATCGATCCGACGGCAGTGACCGAGGCGGTCAACTACACGTGGGTTCTGGTGGTGACGTTTCTCATTTTCTTCATGCACGCTGGCTTTGCGATGTTGGAGGCCGGGCAGGTGCGTTCGAAAAACGTCGCCAATCAGTTGACGAAGAACATGCTCACGTGGAGCATCGGCGTCATAGTGTTCTTTCTGGTGGGAGCGGGCATCAAGGCGTTCACCGCAGCACTGACTGGTGGTGAGACGTTCGGTGGTTTCTTCGCCGTGCTCTCGCCCGAAAGCACGATGGAGTGGGCTGATTGGCTGTTCGGTGCGGTGTTTGCGATGACCGCCGCGACGATCGTCAGCGGTGCGGTCGCGGGCCGTATGAAGCTGCGGGCATACGTCACGTACACGGTGTTGTTGGCGGCGGTGATCTATCCGGTCGTGACGGGACTCACGTGGGCTGGCGGTTGGCTCGACACCATCGGCTTCATTGACTTCGCGGGTGGCATGATCGTCCACGGAATGGGCGGTATCGCGGGACTCACCGCTGCGTGGATCGTTGGTCCTCGGATCGATCGGTTCAACGAGGACGGCACTGCAACCGTCATTCCCGGTCACTCGATCACGTTTGCGGTGTTAGGAACGTTGATCCTCTGTTTTGGTTGGTACGGATTCAACGTCGGTACGGCGGCGGCTCCGTTGACCGAAGGGGCTGCCAGCCTCGCTGACTTCGCGTACGTCGGTCGGGTGGCGCTCACGACGACGCTCGGAATGGCCACAGGAGCTATCGGCGCAAGTGCCGTCTCGCTCCTAAAAACGGAGAAGGTCGACACGTTGTACGTTGCAAACGGTATGTTGGCCGGATTGGTCGGCGTCACGAGCAATACACACCTGCTTACGTGGTACGGAGCACTGTTCGTCGGCGCTATCGCAGGGGCACAACTGCCGATCACGTTCGAGGCGATCGAAAAACGGCTAACCGTCGACGACGTGTGTGCGGTTTTTTCGGTCCATGGCAGCGCGGGCATCATCGGCACACTCCTTGTCGGAGTGCCGGTACTGACCGTTCCGGACGCTGGCGTGAGCTTTGCGAGCCAGCTGATCGGGGTGGCTCTCATCACCGGATGGACCGTGCTCACCACGTCGCTGATCTTCGGTGCGCTGAAAGCCATCGGACAGATCCGAGTCTCCCAAGCTCACGAACACGACGGACTCGACATCAGCGAACACGGTGTAGAAACGTATCCGGAGTTCGGACCGGAGGAAACGCCAGCAACTGACGGGGCTGGCGTCTCGGGTAGTGGCACGCTCCGAGCGGACGGCGGACGGTCAGACGAAAGTGGTATCAAATTGGTCATGGCGTACGTCCGTCCGGACAAACTCGCCGCGATCAAACGGGCGCTCGCAGACGTCGGTGCACCGTCGCTCACCGTGACGAACGTCTCGGGCCGTGGCTCACAGCCTGCGAGGAAGGGGCAGTGGCGCGGTGAAGAGTACACAGTGGATCTTCACCAGAAGGTGAAAATCGAGTGTGTCGTTGCCGATATCCCAGCCGACGCTGTCGCAGACGC
- a CDS encoding homoserine dehydrogenase: protein MKLAIMGAGAVGASVAELASTYGHEVTAIADSNSAAIDPDGLDTDAVLTSKRTSGAVGNDDPDDVLDGTYDVLVEATPTTLGDAEPGYSHTVGALERDRHVVLANKGPVAERYDEVRTRERNSDGRVLFDAAVGGAIPVLTTINDIGRSNVTAVRGVLNGTANFILSRMAAESLDYEHVLAEAQDLGVAEADPTFDVDGTDAALKCVILANVLFDGGYTLSDASTTGIRNIPGTALQLAAEDGRTIRLVGEVVDDEICVEPRLVPETGTLAVSGTQNIVQLHTEHAGRLNISGRGAGGHETATAVLGDISRLG from the coding sequence ATGAAACTGGCGATCATGGGCGCGGGCGCTGTCGGTGCTTCGGTCGCGGAGCTCGCAAGCACGTACGGACACGAGGTGACGGCGATCGCCGATTCGAACAGCGCGGCGATCGATCCGGACGGACTCGACACCGATGCCGTACTCACGAGCAAACGAACGTCGGGAGCCGTCGGGAACGACGATCCCGACGACGTGCTCGATGGCACGTACGACGTGCTCGTCGAGGCGACACCGACGACGCTCGGTGATGCGGAGCCGGGCTACAGCCACACTGTCGGCGCACTGGAACGCGACCGCCATGTCGTGTTGGCGAACAAGGGACCGGTCGCTGAGCGCTACGACGAGGTCCGCACACGCGAACGAAACAGCGACGGACGCGTGCTCTTCGACGCTGCTGTCGGTGGTGCGATCCCTGTTCTCACGACGATCAACGATATCGGTCGATCGAATGTCACCGCCGTCCGGGGCGTTCTCAACGGCACGGCCAACTTCATCCTTTCGCGGATGGCCGCCGAATCCCTCGATTACGAGCACGTCCTCGCTGAGGCGCAGGATCTCGGCGTGGCGGAAGCCGATCCGACGTTCGATGTAGATGGAACCGACGCGGCGCTGAAATGCGTCATCCTCGCAAACGTTCTCTTCGACGGCGGATACACGCTGTCCGACGCCTCCACCACAGGAATTCGAAACATCCCGGGCACTGCCCTCCAACTGGCTGCTGAGGACGGCAGAACGATCCGGCTCGTCGGGGAAGTCGTCGACGACGAAATCTGTGTCGAACCACGGCTGGTACCAGAAACCGGAACGCTCGCCGTTTCTGGCACACAAAACATCGTCCAGCTCCACACCGAACACGCAGGCCGATTGAACATCAGTGGTCGCGGTGCGGGTGGACACGAGACGGCAACTGCCGTACTCGGAGACATCAGCCGGTTGGGGTGA
- the tuf gene encoding translation elongation factor EF-1 subunit alpha produces the protein MADKPHQNLAIIGHVDHGKSTLVGRLLFETGSVPEHVIEQYREEAEEKGKGGFEFAYVMDNLAEERERGVTIDIAHQEFDTDDYYFTIVDTPGHRDFVKNMITGASQADNAVLVVAADDGVQPQTQEHVFLSRTLGIGELVIAVNKMDLVDYSEDDYEQVKEEVTQLLKQVQFNADNTTFIPTSAFEGDNVAELSDNTPWYDGQTILDALNDLPEVEPPTDAPLRLPIQDVYTIDGIGTVPVGRVETGIIEPGENVTFQPSDAGGEVKTVEMHHEEVPKAEPGDNVGFNVRGIGKDDIRRGDVCGPADDPPSVADTFQAQVVVMQHPSVITAGYTPVFHAHTAQVACTIESLDTKLDPASGEVEEENPDFIKSGDAAVVTVRPQKPLSLEPSSEIPELGSFAIRDMGQTIAAGKVLSVEER, from the coding sequence ATGGCAGACAAACCGCACCAAAACTTAGCGATCATCGGTCACGTCGACCACGGGAAAAGCACGCTCGTCGGTCGACTGCTGTTCGAGACGGGAAGCGTTCCTGAGCACGTGATCGAGCAGTATCGAGAAGAAGCAGAGGAGAAAGGCAAAGGCGGCTTCGAGTTCGCGTACGTGATGGACAACCTCGCCGAAGAGCGCGAGCGAGGTGTCACCATCGACATCGCCCACCAGGAGTTCGACACGGACGATTACTACTTCACGATCGTGGACACACCGGGCCACCGTGACTTCGTGAAGAACATGATCACGGGCGCGAGCCAAGCCGACAACGCCGTGCTCGTCGTCGCCGCTGACGACGGCGTCCAGCCACAAACCCAAGAACACGTTTTCCTCTCGCGCACCCTCGGTATCGGCGAACTCGTCATCGCTGTTAACAAAATGGATCTCGTCGACTACAGCGAGGACGATTACGAGCAGGTCAAAGAGGAAGTCACACAGCTCCTCAAACAGGTCCAGTTCAACGCGGACAACACCACGTTCATTCCGACCTCGGCGTTCGAGGGTGACAACGTGGCGGAGCTGTCGGACAACACGCCGTGGTACGACGGGCAGACGATTCTCGACGCACTCAACGATCTGCCGGAGGTCGAACCGCCGACGGACGCCCCGCTTCGGCTCCCGATCCAGGACGTGTACACGATCGACGGGATCGGAACAGTGCCGGTCGGCCGCGTCGAAACCGGCATCATCGAACCCGGCGAGAACGTCACGTTCCAGCCCAGCGATGCGGGCGGTGAGGTGAAAACCGTCGAGATGCACCACGAGGAAGTGCCCAAAGCCGAACCCGGCGACAACGTCGGGTTCAACGTCCGGGGCATCGGCAAAGACGACATCCGACGCGGCGACGTCTGTGGCCCGGCCGACGATCCTCCATCCGTCGCCGACACCTTCCAAGCACAGGTCGTCGTCATGCAACACCCCAGCGTGATCACTGCTGGGTACACACCGGTGTTCCACGCCCACACCGCACAGGTCGCGTGTACCATCGAATCGCTCGACACGAAACTCGATCCGGCCAGCGGCGAGGTCGAGGAAGAAAATCCCGACTTCATCAAAAGCGGAGACGCGGCCGTCGTCACGGTCCGTCCCCAGAAGCCGCTGTCGCTCGAACCGTCGTCGGAGATCCCCGAACTCGGGAGCTTCGCCATCCGCGACATGGGTCAGACCATCGCCGCTGGCAAGGTCCTGAGCGTCGAGGAGCGCTAA
- a CDS encoding elongation factor EF-2 produces the protein MGRRKKIVQECERLMDRPENIRNIAIAAHIDHGKTTLTDNLLAGAGMISEDLAGEQLAMDTEEDEQERGITIDAANVSMTHEWEGTNHLINLIDTPGHVDFGGDVTRAMRAVDGALVVVDAVEGTMPQTETVLRQALREGVKPALFINKVDRLINELQEGPEEMQQRLQGVIRDVNELIRGMAEEKYEEENWRVTVEDGTVAFGSALYNWAVSLPSMQATGIDFGDIIDYNRRGEEGINELKEQSPLSDVVLDMVAEHFPDPLEAQPERIPTVWRGDSESDLATMMQEVDKDGDVVFMVTDIGMDPHAGEIATGRVFSGTLERGQDLHVSGTAGTNRIQSVGIFMGGEREEVERVPAGNIASVTGMRDAIAGSTASSVEMTPFESIEHISEPVITKSVEAQHMDDLPKLIETLRQVSKEDPTIQIEINEDTGEHLISGQGELHLEVTTQRIEREQGIPVTTGEPIVVFREAPREDSEVVEGISPNRHNRFYISIEPLSEDLIELLKRGEATNDMPELERREALMEAGMDKDTAQNVEHIHSSNILIDDTKGIQHLNETMELVIEGIEEALEDGPLAAEPVQGALIRLKDARLHEDAIHRGPAQVIPAVREAAHNALIDARISLLEPIQDVRIDVPNEHMGSASGEIQGRRGRVDDMYQEGDLMVVEGVAPVAEMIGFASDIRSATEGRASWNTENAGFQVMADNLQTETITEIRERKGMKTELPATVDYF, from the coding sequence ATGGGCCGACGTAAGAAGATCGTACAGGAGTGTGAGCGGCTGATGGACAGACCGGAGAACATCCGGAACATCGCTATCGCTGCCCACATCGATCACGGAAAGACGACTCTAACTGACAATCTATTGGCAGGTGCGGGGATGATCTCGGAGGATCTCGCTGGCGAGCAGTTGGCGATGGACACCGAGGAAGACGAACAGGAGCGTGGAATCACCATCGACGCGGCGAACGTGTCGATGACTCACGAATGGGAGGGGACGAACCACCTCATCAACCTCATCGACACGCCGGGCCACGTCGACTTCGGTGGTGACGTGACCCGTGCGATGCGCGCGGTCGACGGAGCACTCGTGGTCGTCGACGCCGTCGAGGGAACGATGCCCCAGACCGAAACCGTGTTGCGCCAGGCGCTCCGGGAAGGCGTTAAACCGGCGCTGTTCATCAACAAGGTCGACCGGCTCATCAACGAGCTACAGGAAGGTCCCGAGGAGATGCAACAGCGCCTTCAGGGTGTCATCCGCGACGTCAACGAACTCATCCGTGGGATGGCAGAAGAGAAATACGAAGAGGAGAACTGGCGAGTCACCGTCGAGGACGGCACCGTCGCCTTCGGATCGGCGCTGTACAACTGGGCCGTCTCTCTTCCCTCGATGCAGGCAACCGGTATCGACTTCGGTGACATCATCGATTACAACCGACGCGGTGAAGAGGGTATCAACGAACTCAAAGAGCAGTCGCCGCTGTCTGACGTCGTGTTGGACATGGTCGCGGAACACTTCCCAGATCCGTTGGAAGCCCAGCCCGAGCGCATTCCAACGGTGTGGCGGGGCGACAGCGAGAGTGACCTCGCGACGATGATGCAGGAAGTCGACAAGGATGGCGACGTCGTGTTCATGGTCACTGACATCGGCATGGATCCCCACGCCGGAGAGATCGCCACGGGACGAGTGTTCTCCGGGACGCTCGAACGCGGACAGGATCTGCACGTGTCGGGCACCGCTGGAACGAATCGGATTCAGTCGGTTGGGATCTTCATGGGCGGCGAGCGCGAGGAGGTCGAACGCGTTCCCGCCGGGAACATCGCCAGCGTCACTGGAATGCGCGATGCGATCGCTGGATCGACCGCTTCCAGCGTCGAGATGACGCCGTTCGAGTCGATCGAACACATCTCCGAGCCGGTTATCACGAAATCCGTCGAGGCACAGCACATGGACGATCTGCCAAAGCTGATCGAGACGCTCCGGCAGGTGTCCAAAGAGGATCCGACGATCCAGATCGAGATCAACGAGGACACCGGTGAGCACTTGATCAGTGGACAGGGCGAACTCCACCTCGAAGTCACCACCCAACGCATCGAGCGCGAGCAAGGCATTCCGGTCACGACCGGTGAGCCGATCGTCGTCTTCCGGGAAGCACCCCGCGAAGATAGTGAAGTCGTAGAGGGAATCTCCCCGAACCGTCACAACCGGTTTTACATCAGCATCGAGCCGCTTTCGGAAGACCTCATCGAGCTGTTAAAACGTGGCGAGGCGACCAACGACATGCCGGAACTGGAACGGCGAGAGGCCCTCATGGAGGCCGGCATGGACAAAGACACCGCCCAAAACGTCGAGCACATCCACAGCTCGAACATCCTCATCGACGACACGAAGGGGATCCAACACCTGAACGAAACGATGGAGCTCGTTATCGAAGGGATCGAGGAGGCGCTCGAAGACGGCCCGCTCGCTGCCGAGCCGGTTCAGGGCGCGCTCATTCGCCTTAAAGACGCCAGGCTCCACGAGGACGCCATCCACCGTGGACCGGCCCAAGTGATCCCTGCGGTGCGTGAGGCAGCGCACAACGCGCTCATCGACGCACGGATCTCGCTGCTCGAACCGATCCAAGACGTTCGGATCGACGTCCCCAACGAACATATGGGATCGGCCTCCGGTGAGATTCAGGGTCGTCGTGGCCGCGTCGACGACATGTACCAGGAAGGAGATCTGATGGTCGTCGAAGGGGTTGCTCCGGTGGCCGAGATGATCGGCTTTGCAAGCGACATCCGTTCAGCGACGGAGGGCCGCGCGTCGTGGAACACCGAAAACGCAGGCTTCCAGGTGATGGCCGACAACCTCCAAACGGAGACCATCACGGAAATCCGCGAACGGAAAGGTATGAAAACGGAACTGCCGGCGACCGTCGATTACTTCTGA
- a CDS encoding AAA family ATPase, translated as MSHESPLYGHRTTQIDLQPFSFPTTFELIDHSFADSVRSFAVTGGMPMDLTLFDHDVSLETNILNQHLSKTSILYNEPEFRLRTKLRDPLRYMSILEAIATGATTNRRSTSLRSTTKRPRCCLESVNGRRPLSERDLSKAGFEDVLSDRLGDRWNLFDLPSLSSVLTRQYPHTAE; from the coding sequence ATGAGTCACGAAAGCCCCTTATACGGCCATCGAACCACACAGATAGACCTTCAGCCCTTTTCATTCCCCACCACGTTCGAGCTCATCGACCACTCGTTTGCCGACAGCGTTCGGTCGTTCGCGGTGACCGGGGGGATGCCGATGGATCTCACCCTGTTCGATCACGATGTTTCCCTCGAAACGAACATTCTCAACCAGCATCTTTCGAAGACATCGATCCTCTACAATGAACCTGAGTTCCGTCTCCGGACGAAGCTTCGAGATCCGTTACGGTACATGAGCATCCTCGAAGCGATCGCAACGGGTGCTACGACGAACAGGAGATCGACCTCATTGCGCTCGACGACCAAACGCCCTCGGTGCTGTTTGGAGAGTGTAAATGGGCGACGACCCCTGTCGGAACGGGACTTGTCGAAAGCTGGTTTCGAAGACGTGCTTTCTGACCGGCTCGGTGACCGATGGAACCTGTTCGATCTTCCATCGTTGTCGTCAGTGCTCACTCGTCAATATCCGCATACAGCCGAGTGA
- a CDS encoding glucosamine inositolphosphorylceramide transferase family protein, with product MVKTADSGTKTAANAVSPYTGPRIPESPHAPADVAPPTGSHVQPSAAQPVLSGDDVTDYGDVEYVADPFLFVEEGEWHMFFEILNSDREPDAPIGHATSSDGLDWTYDQVVLEKRYHTSFPLVWKHAGSYYMCPPTGQKVELYKADRFPTEWTHIGNAIDVDYYPHDPTFVRYDGRWWLFTDRGNEQVMVYHSRDLEREGWTPHERNPVVTDRRDAARQGGRPIIHDGRLYLYFQDLVDNYGDAIRCCEVTQLSPSTYTDQEVSGSPVLEEFGTGWANNGMHTFDPWWRGPDKGWRCAVDGVRDQESLDDQWTIGILDIPPV from the coding sequence GTGGTAAAGACAGCCGATTCCGGCACTAAAACCGCAGCCAACGCAGTGTCCCCGTACACGGGTCCGAGGATTCCGGAGTCGCCCCATGCGCCAGCCGATGTGGCCCCCCCGACGGGGAGCCACGTTCAGCCGTCGGCCGCCCAGCCGGTGTTGTCAGGGGACGATGTGACGGATTACGGCGACGTGGAGTACGTTGCCGATCCGTTTTTGTTCGTTGAGGAGGGTGAGTGGCACATGTTTTTCGAGATATTGAACAGCGATCGGGAGCCGGACGCGCCGATCGGCCACGCCACCAGTTCCGATGGGCTGGATTGGACGTACGATCAGGTGGTGTTGGAAAAGCGGTATCACACGTCGTTTCCGCTAGTGTGGAAACACGCCGGGAGCTACTACATGTGTCCGCCGACGGGCCAGAAGGTCGAGTTGTACAAAGCCGATCGGTTTCCGACCGAGTGGACTCACATCGGCAACGCGATCGACGTGGACTACTATCCCCACGATCCGACGTTCGTTCGGTACGACGGCCGGTGGTGGCTGTTCACCGACCGGGGTAACGAGCAGGTGATGGTGTATCACTCTCGAGACCTCGAACGGGAAGGCTGGACGCCCCACGAGCGGAATCCCGTCGTCACCGACCGCCGCGATGCTGCCCGACAGGGCGGGCGGCCGATCATCCACGACGGTCGCCTGTACCTGTATTTCCAAGATCTGGTCGACAACTACGGCGATGCGATCCGGTGTTGTGAGGTGACCCAGTTATCCCCGTCTACATACACGGATCAGGAAGTTTCGGGATCGCCGGTGCTCGAAGAGTTCGGCACCGGATGGGCGAACAACGGCATGCACACGTTCGATCCGTGGTGGCGCGGGCCCGATAAGGGGTGGCGCTGTGCCGTCGACGGCGTCCGCGATCAGGAGTCACTCGACGACCAGTGGACCATCGGAATACTCGATATTCCGCCTGTCTAA
- a CDS encoding amino acid-binding protein, protein MVSHHNANRPSRDGGGSMSERTDVRAHTVRLELNDEPGELLNALGPIAEHGGNLLSIFHERGNRTPRGQIPVEVDVEATPERFDRIVDALRETGVNVVQAGAERYSEELTVLLIGHLVETDLSDTLTRFERCSSASVADVSLTVADDAEDVSSARVRLAAHAGETDRALAAIREVASEKDLTVISPLTRGDSG, encoded by the coding sequence GTGGTTTCACATCACAATGCGAACCGCCCTAGCCGTGATGGAGGTGGATCGATGAGTGAACGAACGGACGTGAGAGCGCACACGGTTCGGCTGGAGCTCAACGACGAGCCGGGCGAGCTGTTGAACGCGCTCGGTCCGATCGCCGAACACGGCGGCAATCTCCTGTCGATCTTCCACGAGCGAGGGAACCGGACACCGCGGGGACAGATCCCCGTCGAGGTGGATGTCGAAGCAACGCCCGAACGCTTCGATCGGATCGTCGACGCGCTGCGCGAAACAGGGGTGAACGTCGTTCAAGCTGGTGCGGAGCGTTACAGCGAGGAGCTGACCGTGCTTCTCATCGGGCATCTGGTCGAGACCGATCTCTCGGACACGCTCACCCGGTTTGAACGCTGTTCGAGCGCATCGGTGGCGGACGTGTCGCTTACGGTGGCAGACGACGCTGAGGACGTTTCCAGCGCCCGCGTTCGGCTCGCAGCACACGCCGGAGAGACCGACCGCGCGCTGGCAGCGATCCGTGAGGTGGCTTCGGAGAAGGATCTCACAGTGATCTCTCCGCTCACCAGGGGTGATTCAGGATGA
- a CDS encoding ABC transporter ATP-binding protein yields the protein MVSEERDVVAIEATNLRKTYGSEIALDDVSLSIPRGVVYGFLGPNGAGKTTTMRLLTGLTRPTSGTVTVCNVPVNDRRQLADHVGYLPESPPLYDAFSAREQLDYVAELRDLPSGVARERIERYLDRFELAEDADKRISTYSKGMKQKTAFIQSVLHDPDVLLLDEPTSGLDPRAARRIRESITEFADAGTTVFLSTHILPVVEAVADEIGVLFDGRLVTEGTPEGVQSLAETGEDGTLEDAFLAVTSQEAAADNR from the coding sequence ATGGTCTCCGAAGAGAGGGACGTCGTCGCCATCGAGGCGACGAACCTCCGTAAGACGTATGGGTCCGAGATAGCCCTCGATGACGTGTCGCTTTCGATCCCGAGGGGTGTCGTGTATGGATTTCTCGGCCCGAACGGTGCAGGGAAGACGACAACAATGAGGCTGTTGACGGGTTTGACACGGCCAACATCCGGAACGGTCACCGTCTGTAACGTCCCCGTGAACGACCGGCGACAGTTGGCCGACCATGTGGGCTATCTCCCGGAGTCCCCGCCCTTGTACGACGCGTTCAGCGCCCGCGAACAGCTCGACTACGTCGCGGAGCTTCGGGACCTCCCGTCAGGAGTTGCCAGGGAGCGGATCGAACGGTATCTCGATCGGTTCGAGCTCGCCGAGGACGCCGACAAACGAATCAGCACCTACTCCAAGGGGATGAAACAGAAAACCGCCTTCATCCAGAGCGTACTACACGATCCAGACGTGCTGTTGTTGGACGAGCCGACCTCCGGACTCGATCCGCGGGCCGCCCGCCGCATCCGGGAATCGATCACCGAGTTTGCCGATGCGGGAACGACCGTCTTCCTGTCGACGCACATCCTTCCCGTCGTCGAAGCGGTCGCCGACGAGATCGGCGTACTGTTCGACGGTCGGTTGGTCACCGAAGGGACGCCCGAAGGCGTCCAATCGCTCGCCGAAACCGGCGAGGACGGAACGCTCGAAGACGCGTTTCTCGCCGTTACCAGTCAGGAGGCAGCAGCCGACAACCGATGA